The genomic segment GCAATAACGCATGAATAATTCGCAGTCGCGTTGAATCACCAAAAGCCTTAAACCAATCTGCCATCTGTCCAGATGTTTCAATGTCTAACATTTTTTCTTTAATATGATTAAGGTTATCATCTGTACCTTCACAATGGCTTTCACATTCTGCTGGGGTTGGAGAAAACTCTTCCATGATAAGAACACCTTCTTTCTGATGGTTACACGATCAATTGCAAGGACAGTAAACTTCTTTAAGTATAATCGACTTCAGATAAAAACGGAATCATATCGATTGAGACCACTAAAAAAGTCTTGACCTTGTAGCACATCATTCATACAATAAGCATAATAAATGAATAAGTGTTCATGTATAGAGATTTAAATAAGGAGGCGCTACTGTGTCGACGAAAAAAGAGCTCGTCTTAGACGGGTTAGATTGTGCCCATTGTGCCCAAAAAATAGAGACGCGTATTCAACAAGTGGAAGGCGTTGAGCAATGTTCAGTCAATTTTGCCACTAAAACGCTGCGCATGAATATTGCCGATCATCATGCTGATCAAACCATCTCAGAAGCAACTCGTCAAGTGTTAGAGATCGAGCCGAAATTAAATATTCAGGAAAAAGCGAATCAGCGCTCACAAAAGGATGAACCACCATTTTGGCTGCGACCGATTTTTATTCGACTTGCGATCAGTCTTGTCTTGTTTGCCCTCGGTTTATTCACAGATCATAACGTCGTTTCATTTATATTTTATTTAAGCGCTTATCTGCTTGCCGGTGGAGATGTTTTATGGCGAGCTGTGAAAAACATCGGTCGCGGGCAAGTGTTTGATGAACATTTCTTAATGAGTATAGCAACGATCGGGGCGTTTATTATCGGTGAATATCCTGAAGGTGTCGCCGTCATGCTGTTTTATCAAGTTGGAGAAATGTTTCAAGGCATCGCCGTCAATCGTTCTCGAACATCCATTCAGAAATTAATGGATATTCGTCCTGACCAAGCACGGCTCATGAAGGAAAGTGGAATTGAGCTTGTATCACCTGAGGAAGTCGTCGTTGGAGATACAATTGTTGTCCGACCGGGTGAAAAAGTACCTTTGGATGGTCGCATCATTTCTGGAGAGTCTTCTTTGGATACTTCTGCTTTAACGGGTGAATCTGTCCATCGGCCGGTAGAACAAGGGATGGAAGTGTTGAGTGGCTCTATTAACCAAAATGGGCTGTTAACGATCGAAGTCACGCAGCCGTTTGAAGAATCGACAGTGTCTAAAATTTTGGCACTTGTTGAAGATGCCGGAAACAAGAAAGCACCTACCGAGCATTTAATGACTCGTATAGCCAAGTACTATACACCGGCGGTTGTGTTATTTGCGATTGTGTTAGCAACAGTCCCGCCGCTCGTGCTCAACGAACCGTTTACAGACTGGATTTATCGCGCCCTCGTCTTCCTCGTTATTTCTTGCCCTTGTGCCCTCGTCGTTTCTATTCCGATGAGCTTTTTCGGTGGCATTGGAGCTGCGTCACGCACTGGTGTACTCGTCAAGGGAGGAAATTACCTGGAAGCCTTAAACCATGTCAAGACGGTCGTCTTCGATAAAACAGGGACATTAACCGTCGGCCGGTTTGAGGTGGCATCTGTCAATGCGGCACAAGGCTGGGATCAGGAAAAAGTTCTTGAACTGGCAGCCCTTGTTGAGGCAAATTCAACGCACCCCATTGCTGTCTCGATTACACGCGCTTATGGCAAGCCAGTTGATGAGGATGCTTTAGAGGCGTATGAAGAGGTTCCTGGCCGTGGTGTAAGAGCGGTATATGGAGAGAAAACATTACTCGTAGGAAATCGCTCATTCATGGAGCAAAATGATATTTCTGCGCCCGAGGAAAATCATGACGGGACCTCTGTCTATGTTGCGTTCGGAGGAGACTACATTGGACATATAAGTTTATCAGATGTTGTCAAAAAAGATTCAAGCCGTACGTTGAAAGAATTAACATCACTTGGCGTTGAACGGACGGTGATGCTTACTGGCGACCGTCGCCACGTCGCACATGCGATCGGTAAAGTACTTGGCATGAAAGAAGTGCACGCTGAACTCCTGCCGCATGATAAAGTAGAGCGGATGGAGAATATTCTTGAGACGAACACTTCAGGAAAAGTGATGTTTGTTGGGGATGGCATCAATGACACACCAGTACTTGCCCGTGCTGATATTGGTGTAGCGATGGGAGGCGCGGGGTCAGACGCCGCAATTGAAGCGGCGGATATGGTCATTATGAATGACAATCCACATTCGATCATCCACGCGATGCGAATTGCCCGGCAAACCCGCCGTATCGTCTGGCAGAACGTCTGGTTTACGATGGGCGTAAAGGCAATCTTTTTAATCCTCGGGGCAGCCGGTATTGCAACGATGTGGGAAGCCGTGTTTTCTGATGTTGGCGTCACCATTCTCGCTGTGTTGAATGCGATGCGTATTTTAAAGAACAAAGGTGACTTAGAATAAAGACAATGAAGAGGGATCCAGCCTGTCAACAACGCTTTCATCCGTCGTCCGCAGGCTCGCTCTTCCTCTCATGAACTTGAGATCAAATCGAGTCAGTGCTTCTTTTGCCCTTAGGTGACAAGCGTTTTCAAAACAACTGGGCGATAAAAAGTGAAGAGAAAGGTGCTCTAAGAAGAGGGGAGATTCCGATCCCCCTCTTTTTTGTGTTTCAAATAAAAGGAATATTTAAGGATAGAAGCGAAGAAAAACGATATATTGGCAAGGCGGCAATTGATTCTTGTGATGACATCAAAAGTTCCTTTCGTACTTTATAAGGCTTGCTGAAAATTGAAGCCTCTCTAGGGTAGGCAGTTTTTAAATCCGGCTAAAAAACAGGTGATGTACCGAAAAGGAGGCAGAAACATGCGTACGACAGAAGAAATGATGCGCTTGATCATTGGGACTGCTAAGGATGATACTCGCGTGCGGGCAGTGATGATGAACGGTTCAAGGGTAAACCCAAACGCACCAAACGATCGGTTTCAAGACTATGACATTGTTTATTTCGTCACTGACCTTTCGTCATTTACGCAAAATCATAGATGGGTGGACCGCTTTGGAGAACGTGTTATCATGCAAATGCCCGATGCGTTTGATTTATATGAAACAGATGTAGCACCAGACGATCGCTTTGCGTATTTAATGCAGTTTACAGACGGAAATCGAATTGATTTAACATTGCGTCATGTCACTGATGCCCAAGCTGTGCTGGCGTCAGATTCTTTGCGCGAGGTGCTGCTTGATAAGGACGGTTTGTTTCCTGATGACCTTCCACCATCAAATGATCGAGATTATCATATTCAAAAGCCAAGTGAGGAGAGGTTTCTTGCGTGCTGCAATGAGTTTTTTTGGGTGAGTACATATGTTGCTAAAGGCTTGTGGCGGCAAGAACTGTCATTTGCGAAGGCAGCAATGGAGGGACCCGTCCGCAAAATGCTCATTTTGCTGTTGGAGTGGTCAGCTGCAAAAGAACATCAATTTGCGGTAAGTGTCGGAAAGGATGGGAAATGGCTGCAGCATTTTCTCAATAAGGATATTTGGGAGACGTTCGTTGCAACGTATCCGGACGGTTCGTATACACATATGTGGAATGCCTTGGAGGAGATGTTTACGCTCTTCAGGAAAGTGGGGAGGGAGGTCGCCGAAGATCTAGGCTACACATACCCGCTTGCAGAGGATGAACGGGTCGTTCAGTATGTAGCACAGGTGAGAGCCTCTGCACATAAAACAGAAGAACATTAAAAGAAAGCGCATCATAAGCAAGATGCAACGTTCGTTTTTATCTATTTTTTAAAAGAGTGCAGAGAAATTCTAGAGTGACTTTCTCTGCACTTTTTTCGTACGAATAGACGTAGTACATACTTAAAATAGCTTCTTTATCATTTTGAGCATACGTGGTCCGCGCTTATATCTTCCCGGCACTTCGAATCGTGTCGACTGCTTGACGATACTTTTGTAGTGAGAAAATGTGTCAAAGCTATACTTTCCATGATATTGCCCTGTCCCACTGGAACCAATGCCGCCAAAAGGAAGCTCTGGTGAGGTTAGGTGAAGAATGGTGTCATTAATACAGCCACCACCAAATGAAATGTCGTGAATGAATTCTTTTTGGAGGGACGCTGTCTCCGTAAATAGATAGGCGGCCAATGGGTTAGGGTGCTTGTTCACTTGTGCCTTCACTTGTGTAAATGATCTGTATTGAAGAACTGGCAAAATAGGACCGAAAATTTCTTCTTCCATGATCCGGGCGTTGGAAGGAAGGTTCGTAAGAATGGTTGGCGCAAAGAAACGGCGGCTTCGGTCATGCTCACCTCCAAAGGCAATCGTCCCTTCATCTAAAAAAGAGACCATCCGATCAAAGTGTTTATCATGTACGAGTTTGGGATATTCGAAACCTTCTTTATCAATATGCTTCATCTGCTTTTGAAAGCTTTGCTTTAGCGCATCCAAAAGAGAGGTGTAGACATCTTCGTGGACCATAATGTAATCAGGGGCAACACACGTTTGCCCAGCATTTAACACTTTTCCCCACGCAATTCGGTCCGCTGTCTTCTTCATATCAGCATCTTTATGAACGATGGCAGGGCTTTTTCCACCGAGCTCAAGCGTGTGTGGAATGAGTTGTTTTGCTGCTGCCGCCATCACTTTTTTTCCGATAGCCGGACTCCCGGTAAAAAAGAGGTAGTCAAACGGAGCTTCTAGCAAAGCTTCCGCTGTGTGAACGTCACCTTGAACGACAGCTACGTAGCTTTCCGGGAAAGTCCGCGTAAGAAGCCAATGAAGCAGATGCGACGTTCGCGGTGTCATCTCAGAAGGCTTAACGACTGCACAATTTCCAGCTGCTATTGCTCCGATGAGTGGTGCGATGGCTAGCTGAAAAGGGTAATTCCAAGGGGCGAGAATAAGCACACTCCCATATGGCTGTGGATAAATCGTTCCTTTGCCGCCAGGAAGAAGAGGGCGGCTGTCAAGTGATTTTGGTTCACACCACTTTTTCAAGTGCTTTAACGTAAAATCGATTTCTTTGTAAAGGTAGCCAATCTCGGTCATAAACGCTTCTGAGTGTGACTTATGTAAATCGCCATGAAGCGCTTCAAGAATGGCCTCTTCATTATCTGAAATCGCTTGTCGCAACGCCATCAACTGTTTTTTTCGTTCTTTAACTGGGCGCGTATGCCCGGTTGAGAAATACGTTTGCTGGCTCAATACTAAGTCTGTATACATACTCATCTGTCATCACCTCATCCGATACTACTTCCACTATACCCGATTTTAGCAATGATTCATCGTATTTTGCATCTAAAGGAAACTACATGTCAGAATTTATTTAAGAGAAGCCGCTGATTTTGGTATTGCCACCGAATATCAAGTACGCTCTATCGAGGTTCAAAGAAATAACCAAAACCAAATTAAAAAAGCGATGAGCAAGCGGTAATAAGCAAAAGGCGCCAATTTAATGCGGTGAATAATCGAAAGAAAGAAGCGTATGCAAATGAGCGAGCAGAAAAATGCACTGATAAACCCGGTCGTCATAAACGGCATTGTTTCCCAAGTAAAGTAAGACCAGTTTTTAAACAGCGACAAGCCACTCGCCCCTGCTAGAATAGGGACTGCTAAGATGAAGGCATAATCAGAGGCCGCGCGATGGCTGAGGCCGACGAGAACACCTCCGGAAATGGTGACACCGGCTCGTGAGAAGCCTGGCCATAAAGCAAAGCATTGGAAAAGGCCGATGTACAAAGCTTGTCGATAGCTTAATTGATCAATTGTGACCGCTCCAGGCGCGTGTTTATTAAACCTGTCAGCTAAAAGTAAGAGGATGCTGCCAAGCACGAGTCCAACTAAAACGGTATCGATAGAAAAAAGCCGCTCGTCAATAAAGTCCTCTAGAAAAAACCGAGGACAGCCGCAGGGATGACGCCGATCACTACCTTTCCGAGTGTTAGCTTTGACGTTTTTTCTGTTTTTTTCCATGAAAAGCTAAACATCTCACGGAACCGTTCCTTAAAAACTAAAAGCACGGCCAAAATCGAACCTAGTTGAATGACAATTTTAAACGTATTGGCAACTTCTTGAGAAAAAAGTTCACTTGAATGAAGCAATAGGTCGTCTACGAGAACCATATGGCCTGTTGATGAAACTGGGGCAAATTCCGTAATTCCTTCAACGATGCCAAGAATGATCGCGACAAAGAGTTCCCACAACATGTACGCTCGTCCCCCTTTCCAATATGCTATGAAAAAAACGGACGAGACATCCCAAAAAATTCAATCCGATGAATAAAAGTTCAAGGTTTGAAAGTGAGAAGCGAGAGTGTGGTGGGTAGGTGTCGGACGAGGCTCGTCGATTTACACAAATGTCGTGACGGTTGTCCAAGCTACACTGATTCGTTCAATTTTTCATCGTTTGTGATAGAGAATGCGAAATGAATAAACACAGTATAGAAAAACGACGACAAGTCCAAAAAAGTCTTTGTCGTCGTTTTTTTAATTCTGATTATGCTAGCACGTGGCGTAAGAAGTGATCGACAAAACGATCTGCGTCAACTTCTAAGCATACATGAACTGAGCTTTCGGCGTTTTCTTCACCAAAAGTTTGTCCGTACGCCTCGCCCGATTCACCGACAGTCACATCCATTGGCACGGTTTTGACAAAGCTCGGATCGATGACAACACCGATCGCCAACGGGTCATGCAGTGAGCAGCCGCCGATGCCAGGATTGTTTCGTTCGTAAGCGGTGACGTAAAAGTCAACGATGTTTGCGAGTGTCTGCCCGATTTCTGATGCTGTGCGCCAATCTTCATATTGCGTTTT from the Litoribacterium kuwaitense genome contains:
- a CDS encoding heavy metal translocating P-type ATPase encodes the protein MSTKKELVLDGLDCAHCAQKIETRIQQVEGVEQCSVNFATKTLRMNIADHHADQTISEATRQVLEIEPKLNIQEKANQRSQKDEPPFWLRPIFIRLAISLVLFALGLFTDHNVVSFIFYLSAYLLAGGDVLWRAVKNIGRGQVFDEHFLMSIATIGAFIIGEYPEGVAVMLFYQVGEMFQGIAVNRSRTSIQKLMDIRPDQARLMKESGIELVSPEEVVVGDTIVVRPGEKVPLDGRIISGESSLDTSALTGESVHRPVEQGMEVLSGSINQNGLLTIEVTQPFEESTVSKILALVEDAGNKKAPTEHLMTRIAKYYTPAVVLFAIVLATVPPLVLNEPFTDWIYRALVFLVISCPCALVVSIPMSFFGGIGAASRTGVLVKGGNYLEALNHVKTVVFDKTGTLTVGRFEVASVNAAQGWDQEKVLELAALVEANSTHPIAVSITRAYGKPVDEDALEAYEEVPGRGVRAVYGEKTLLVGNRSFMEQNDISAPEENHDGTSVYVAFGGDYIGHISLSDVVKKDSSRTLKELTSLGVERTVMLTGDRRHVAHAIGKVLGMKEVHAELLPHDKVERMENILETNTSGKVMFVGDGINDTPVLARADIGVAMGGAGSDAAIEAADMVIMNDNPHSIIHAMRIARQTRRIVWQNVWFTMGVKAIFLILGAAGIATMWEAVFSDVGVTILAVLNAMRILKNKGDLE
- a CDS encoding aminoglycoside 6-adenylyltransferase, producing the protein MRTTEEMMRLIIGTAKDDTRVRAVMMNGSRVNPNAPNDRFQDYDIVYFVTDLSSFTQNHRWVDRFGERVIMQMPDAFDLYETDVAPDDRFAYLMQFTDGNRIDLTLRHVTDAQAVLASDSLREVLLDKDGLFPDDLPPSNDRDYHIQKPSEERFLACCNEFFWVSTYVAKGLWRQELSFAKAAMEGPVRKMLILLLEWSAAKEHQFAVSVGKDGKWLQHFLNKDIWETFVATYPDGSYTHMWNALEEMFTLFRKVGREVAEDLGYTYPLAEDERVVQYVAQVRASAHKTEEH
- a CDS encoding aldehyde dehydrogenase encodes the protein MSMYTDLVLSQQTYFSTGHTRPVKERKKQLMALRQAISDNEEAILEALHGDLHKSHSEAFMTEIGYLYKEIDFTLKHLKKWCEPKSLDSRPLLPGGKGTIYPQPYGSVLILAPWNYPFQLAIAPLIGAIAAGNCAVVKPSEMTPRTSHLLHWLLTRTFPESYVAVVQGDVHTAEALLEAPFDYLFFTGSPAIGKKVMAAAAKQLIPHTLELGGKSPAIVHKDADMKKTADRIAWGKVLNAGQTCVAPDYIMVHEDVYTSLLDALKQSFQKQMKHIDKEGFEYPKLVHDKHFDRMVSFLDEGTIAFGGEHDRSRRFFAPTILTNLPSNARIMEEEIFGPILPVLQYRSFTQVKAQVNKHPNPLAAYLFTETASLQKEFIHDISFGGGCINDTILHLTSPELPFGGIGSSGTGQYHGKYSFDTFSHYKSIVKQSTRFEVPGRYKRGPRMLKMIKKLF